The sequence below is a genomic window from Candidatus Hydrogenedentota bacterium.
TTGTACACCCCGTGGACATTGCCAAACGTCGCCGCCAGCATGAAGCGCCCGCCCACCGGGCTGAGCGTCTCGTGGACCAGCAGCATGTCCTCCGGCGTGGTGTACAGTTTCGCGTTCGGCGCGGCGGACATCCCGTCCTCCTCGCCCCCCACCACGCCCGCCTCCACCTCGAGAATCAGCTCATTGTCCCGGCACAGCGCCAGCAGCTCCGACGCGACCCGCAGGTTCTCCCGCATCGGCAGGTCGCTCCCGTCGTACATGTGGCTCTGGAACAGGTTCGGCTGCCCCGCCGCCCGCCGCCGCGCCGTCTCCGCGATGAGCGGCTTCAGAAAGGAGTCCACCTTCCCCGTCGGGCAGTGGTCCGTGTGCACCGCGACGCAGACCCCCGCCCGCTCCGCCAGCCGCCGCGCGTGCTCCGCCAGGGTGATCGCCCCCAGCACCGGGTCCTTTGCCGGACCCGAGGCGTGCATCCCCGCCGCCACGGATATCTGGATGATCCCGTCGCTCCCCGCCGCCTCAAAGCCCTCCACGGCCGCGTTCAGGCTGGTTAGCTCCAGCACATTGATTGCCGGATACGCAAAACCCCCGGCCAGGGCCCGGTCCAGCATCCGCACATACATCGCATAATCGGCAACCGGCATGGCACTTCCCTCCAGGACGCATGGCCCGCCGGAAACCGGCCCCGCCGCGCCCCGCCGGAGTCTAGCAAAGCCCCCCCGGCATATCAACACACAATTCCTGGGATGGGCT
It includes:
- the fbaA gene encoding class II fructose-bisphosphate aldolase, with product MPVADYAMYVRMLDRALAGGFAYPAINVLELTSLNAAVEGFEAAGSDGIIQISVAAGMHASGPAKDPVLGAITLAEHARRLAERAGVCVAVHTDHCPTGKVDSFLKPLIAETARRRAAGQPNLFQSHMYDGSDLPMRENLRVASELLALCRDNELILEVEAGVVGGEEDGMSAAPNAKLYTTPEDMLLVHETLSPVGGRFMLAATFGNVHGVYKPGSVKLMPGILRDGQAAVTAKYGDAARMWLVFHGGSGTGTEEIHETLDYGVVKMNIHTDTQYALTRAVADHMFTHYAGVLKVDGEVGVKQDYLASTWLDKGRAGMVERVVRACEELRSAGSRV